Proteins from a single region of Gossypium arboreum isolate Shixiya-1 chromosome 1, ASM2569848v2, whole genome shotgun sequence:
- the LOC108471421 gene encoding uncharacterized protein LOC108471421, with translation MFPLIIRNYELLSVDDDLEDHDRSVASPLIKQKEVAATEEVVFAKEEEDAKEEKEKEEEDFVVNIITTPEPVASPTQESTYDAGAEPKIEEQSKDRAEPKKKKRRESVTKMKKQKKEEKKRRKKLRAATSMAEDN, from the exons ATGTTTCCACTAATTATTCGAAATTATGAACTCTTATCTGTGGATGATGACTTAGAAGACCATGATAGATCAGTGGCATCCCCTCTCATTAAGCAG AAAGAAGTTGCTGCTACAGAAGAAGTTGTTTTTgctaaagaagaagaagatgctaaggaagaaaaagaaaaagaagaggaaGATTTTGTTGTGAACATTATCACCACACCTGAGCCT GTGGCCTCTCCTACACAGGAATCAACTTATGATGCCGGGGCAGAGCCAAAAATTGAGGAGCAATCCAAGGACCGTGCGGAacctaaaaaaaagaaaagaagagaaagtgTTACAAAGATGAAAAAACAAAAGaaggaggaaaagaaaagaaggaagaaACTTCGTGCAGCCACATCGATGGCTGAGGATAACTGA